DNA sequence from the Pyramidobacter porci genome:
TGTCGCGAAATACGGTGTTGCTCACATTTCCACGGGCGATATCCTTCGCGCCAACGTCAAGGCTGGCACGGAGCTGGGGAGAAAAGCCAAGTCTTTCATGGACGCCGGCGCTCTTGTCCCCGATGACGTGATCGTCGGCATGATGCGCGGACGGCTTGCCGAAGACGACTGCCGGAAAGGATTTATCCTTGACGGTTTCCCCCGCACGGTTCCTCAGGCCGAAGCGCTCGCTTCGCTTCTCGCGGAGCTGGGGATCACGCTTGACGGAGTGATCCTGCTCGACGTGGACGACGAAACGGTCGTCAAGCGCCTGTGTGGTCGCCGCATGTGCAAGAAGTGCGGCAGGATCTATCATGTCGTTTTCAACCCGTCTTCAAAAGGTGACCATTGCGATTCGTGCGGTGGCGATCTCTATCAGAGGGACGACGACAGGGAAGCAGTGATTCGTCAGCGTTTGGCGGTGTATCATGACCAGACCGCGCCTCTTGTCGATTATTACGGCAAGGCGGGGTTTTTGCTCAGAGTCGATGCCGCCGAAACCGGAGACAAGGTTTTAAGCCGTATCGAAGCCATGCTTGAGAGGCGTGCATGATCTCTCTCAAGTCCGTTGGCGATATCGAGAAGATGCGTCGCGCCGGCGCGATCCTTGCCGATCTTCTGATGAATCTGAAGGAGGTCGTCAAGCCTGGCATGACGACGGCTGACATTGATCGATATGCCGAAGACTTTATCAGAAAAAACGGCGCCGTTCCTTCCGAAAAGGGATACGCGGTGCCGGGAATCTCTGAGCCTTATCCTGCTTCGGTCTGTACGTCGGTCAACGATGAAGTGGTTCATGGGATCCCCAGCGATGAACGGATCCTAAAAGACGGCGACATTGTCAGTGTCGATGTCATGGCCTCTTATCAAGGCCTCCACGCTGATGCGTGCTACACCTACGCGGTGGGCGACATTTCGCCGCAGAGGCAGGCGCTGCTTGACGTAACACAGGAAAGTCTGGATCGCGCGATCGCCCAGGTGAAAGCCGGGGCGACTCTCGGAGACATCGGAAACGCTGTGGAATCTTTCGTGATTCCCAAAGGATATGGCATAGTGCGGGAATATGCAGGACACGGAATTGGGCGTCATCCCCATGAGGCCCCGTCGGTCTTGAACTACGGAGAGCCCGGCACAGGAGTAACTCTTTTGAAGGGTATGACAATCGCCATCGAACCTATGATCATGTGCGGCGGTGAAGCCCTGAAAGACGGAAAGGACGGTTGGCTTGTTTCGACAGCCGACGGTTCTGACGCGGCCCATTTCGAAAAAACCGTCCTTGTCACTGCGGACGGAGCAGAAATCCTGACTCCCTGGCACTAGCCGGGATCTTTGAGGAGGTTCGTAAGGTTCCATGGCTAACAAGGACGATGTGATCGAGGTCCACGGCGAAGTCGAAGAGCCCTTGCCCAACGCCATGTTTCGCGTTAGGCTTGAGACGGGCCAGGTGATTCTGGCTCATGTTTCGGGAAAAATGAGGATGCATTTCATCCGGATTCTTCCCGGCGACAAGGTTCTGTTGGAACTGTCGCCTTACGACCTGACCAGAGGGCGGATCACTTACCGCTACAAGTAGTCGATATGCTGCCTTTCCGGCTGTTTGCGGCCGGGAGCGGAATGTCCATGAGGAGTGTGCAAACTATGAAGGTTAGATCATCTGTTAAACCCATTTGTGAGTATTGCCGAGTGATCAAGCGCAATGGCGTCATTCGCGTCATCTGCAGCCGCGATCCTCGTCATAAACAGCGTCAAGGAGCTAGGAGGTAACTGGTATGGCTCGAATTGCAGGAGTTGATCTTCCCCGCGACAAGCGTGTTGAGATCGGCCTCACCTACATCTATGGCATCGGTCTGAGCACGGCCCGTGAGATTCTCAAGAAGACCGGCGTGAATCCGGATACGCGCGTCAAGGATCTTACCGAAGAAGAAGCCCAGCTGCTTCGTTCCGAAATCGTCAACAACCACAAGGTGGAGGGCGACCTTCGCCGCGAGGTGTCCATGAACATCAAGCGCTTGATGGACATCGGCTGCTATCGCGGTATCCGTCACCGCCTGGGACTGCCTTGCCGCGGCCAGCGCACCAAGACGAATGCCCGTACGTGGAAGAACCGCAAAGGACGTTCACGTCCCGTCGCCGGTAAGAAAACCGCATAACCAAGGGAGGTAACGTTCGTGGCCAATCGCACACAGCGTAAAAAGGAAAAGAAGAATATCAGCTACGGAGTCGCCCATATCTTCTCGACGTTCAACAACACCATCGTGAGCATCACCGATAAAGGCGGCGCTCTTCTGGCGTGGGCGTCGGGCGGCAACGTTGGTTTCAAGGGCGCCCGCAAGTCGACTCCCTTCGCCGCCCAGGTCGCTTCTCAGCAGGCTGCCAAGACGGCGCAGGATCACGGCCTTCGTGAGATCGACGTGGTCGTCAAAGGCCCCGGTCCCGGCCGTGAGTCTGCCATCCGCGCGCTTCAGGCCGTCGGCCTGCAGGTCAACTCCATCAGGGACGAGACCCCCATCCCTCACAACGGATGCCGTCCTCCCAAAAGACGCCGCGTCTAGTACCTGTATTTTGTTGTTAAAGCTGCGTAGAATCCGTCGTAGCCTCAATCGGCTATGGAGTTATAGGAAGGGTGTGGGGATCTTTGGAGATTATGCGGCCTGAGATTCAAGTTGAAGAGTGTTCCAGTACCGCCGCGCGGCTGGTTATTGGTCCGCTCGAACGCGGTTATGGTCAGACGATAGGTAACGCTCTCCGTCGTGTACTGCTTTCTTCGATCAAAGGGGCGGCGATTAGCGCGGTTCGCGTTGAAGGCGCTCAGCACGAGTTTACGACGATCCCCGGCATGAAGGAAGACGTTATCGAGCTGCTGCTGAATCTCAAGCACGTGCCTGTCCGCTCCCATAGCGCCGAATACCGTACACTGAAGCTGGATGTGGAAGGCGGAAAGAAGGTTACGGCAGCCGATTTTCAGGAGGACAGCGACATCGAGTTCATAGATCCCGACGCGTATATCTGCACGCTGGCTGAAGGGCATTCGCTTTCGCTTGAAATTTACATCGAGCAGGGCGTAGGCTACGCCACGGTGGATCGTCCGCGGCCGAGCTATTTACCGGTAGACGCTCTCATGATCGACGCCATTTATTCTCCGATCCTTCGCGTCAAGTACGAAGTTCAGAACGAACGCGTCGGTCAGAAGACGGACTATGAGAAAATCGTGATGAACGTCACCACGAATGGCGTCGTCGCGCCCGACATCGCCGTCGCCGAAGCGGCGAAACTGCTTCGCGAGTATTTCGATATCGTCATTCAGGAGCTTCGCAAGCTTCATCCCGCCGAGCTCGGGCTGTTCGACGACGAAAGCGCGCCCCAGCCTTCCGGGAACGGTCAGGCCGGAGACGGCGCCGATAGTCCGCCGGAGAACGCCCTATTGAACAAACCGGTCAGGGAACTTGAACTTTCAATCAGAAGTGAAAACTGCCTGCTTCGCGGTGGCATTCATACCATTGGCGATCTTGTCAGCCGCAGTAAGGATGACTTGCTGAAGATCCGCAACCTGGGCAAGATCTCTCTTCGCGAGATCGAAGAGAAGATGACCAAGTACGGTATCGTCCTCAGTGACGACAAGGCAAGCGCAGAGAACTCAAGCAAGGAGGACTAAGTCCCTATGAGACATGGAGTTGCCCAGAGAAAGCTCGGCCGCAACGGCAGCCATAGACGCGCGATGCTGGCCAATCTGGTCGCGAGCCTGATTCTGGAAGGCAGCATCGAGACCACTGTAACCCGCGCGAAGGAGGTTCGCCGCGTCGCCGAGCGTTTGATCACGCGCGCCAAGGGCGGCACGCTGCACGATCGCCGTATCGTCATTTCGCGCATGAACTACAAGGAAGCCGTCATCAAGCTGTTTGACGACGTCGCTCCCCGTTTTGCGGATCGTCCCGGCGGATACACCCGCATCATCCGTACCCGTTTCCGCGTTGGCGACGCGTCGCCCATGGCTGTCATTTCGCTGGTTGACTGATAAAGAACGCCGGAAAAAAATGGAACAACCGAATATGATCTCCCTGAGGGGTGTTGGCTATTCTTACTCCGACACGGGGAGGCCCGCGCTCGAAAACGTCAGTTTCGAGGTGCGGCAGGGCGAGTGGATCGCCCTGGTCGGCAGCAATGGCTCTGGGAAGTCCACGCTGGCCAAACACCTTAACGCCCTGCTCGTTCCGATGCAGGGCGCTTGTTTTATCTTGGGACGGGACTCCCGCGAGGAAAAAAATCTGTGGAAGATCCGCTCTTCCGTGTCGATGGTCTTTCAGAATCCCGAGAATCAGATCGTTTCCACGGTCGTGGAGGACGACGTGGCGTTCGGGCCGGAGAATCTCGGCCTGCCGGCGGCGGAGATCCGCCGCCGCGTGGACGAGGCCCTTAAAGTCTGCGGCCTTGCGGAGAAGGCCGACAAGGCGGTCTACACGCTGTCCGGCGGGCAAAAGCAGCGTTTGGCCATCGCCGGCGCTCTGGCCATGGGCACGCAGTGTCTGGTGCTCGACGAGCCGACGGCCATGCTCGATCCCGAAGGGCGTCAGGAAGTGGCGGCGCTGCTGCGCGAGCTGCACGGCCGCGGCATCACGATCATGCAGGTGACGCACCGCCTCGAAGAGGTGATCGGCGCGGATCGCGTGATCGTTCTCGATCAGGGGCGCTTCGACTGGGAAGGCACGCCGGATCAGCTTTTCCGTCTGAAAGACATCGGCGCCCGCTGGGGGCTGGAAGCGCCGCCCATCGTGATTCTTCGGGAGCGGCTCGTCGCCGCCGGGCTGATAGCAAAAGATACTCCGCCGACGGCGGAGGGGATAGGAACGGCTTTATGTCTATCGTCGTCGAAAATTTGAGCCACATTTACCATGAAAACACTGCCCTCCAGACGGCAGCTCTGGAGGGCGTTTCGCTGTCGATCGAACGCAGCCACTGGACGTCGTTCATCGGCCATACGGGCAGCGGCAAGTCGACGCTGGCTCAGCATCTGAACGCGATCCTGCGCCCCACGTCGGGTTCGGTGACGGTGGACGGCGCGGCGATCCTGCCGGAGAAAAAACGGGAAAAGACCGATTTTCGCGAGATCCGCCGCAAGGTCGGGCTGATCTTCCAGTATCCCGAGCAGCAGCTTTTCGAAGAAACGGTGCGCGAGGAGCTGGCTTTCGCGCCGCGCAACTGGGGCGTGCCGGAGTCCCGGATCGGCGATCTGACGGCGAAGGCGCTGCGCGCCGTCGATTTGGACGATTCCTATTTGGAGCGCAATCCCTTCGGCCTCTCCGGCGGCGAGAAGCGGCGCGTGGCGATCGCCTCGGTGCTGACCTGCGCGCCGGATTATCTGGTGCTCGACGAGCC
Encoded proteins:
- a CDS encoding adenylate kinase → MRIILVGPPGAGKGTQAEKIVAKYGVAHISTGDILRANVKAGTELGRKAKSFMDAGALVPDDVIVGMMRGRLAEDDCRKGFILDGFPRTVPQAEALASLLAELGITLDGVILLDVDDETVVKRLCGRRMCKKCGRIYHVVFNPSSKGDHCDSCGGDLYQRDDDREAVIRQRLAVYHDQTAPLVDYYGKAGFLLRVDAAETGDKVLSRIEAMLERRA
- the map gene encoding type I methionyl aminopeptidase, translated to MISLKSVGDIEKMRRAGAILADLLMNLKEVVKPGMTTADIDRYAEDFIRKNGAVPSEKGYAVPGISEPYPASVCTSVNDEVVHGIPSDERILKDGDIVSVDVMASYQGLHADACYTYAVGDISPQRQALLDVTQESLDRAIAQVKAGATLGDIGNAVESFVIPKGYGIVREYAGHGIGRHPHEAPSVLNYGEPGTGVTLLKGMTIAIEPMIMCGGEALKDGKDGWLVSTADGSDAAHFEKTVLVTADGAEILTPWH
- the infA gene encoding translation initiation factor IF-1, which translates into the protein MANKDDVIEVHGEVEEPLPNAMFRVRLETGQVILAHVSGKMRMHFIRILPGDKVLLELSPYDLTRGRITYRYK
- the rpmJ gene encoding 50S ribosomal protein L36, coding for MKVRSSVKPICEYCRVIKRNGVIRVICSRDPRHKQRQGARR
- the rpsM gene encoding 30S ribosomal protein S13, whose translation is MARIAGVDLPRDKRVEIGLTYIYGIGLSTAREILKKTGVNPDTRVKDLTEEEAQLLRSEIVNNHKVEGDLRREVSMNIKRLMDIGCYRGIRHRLGLPCRGQRTKTNARTWKNRKGRSRPVAGKKTA
- the rpsK gene encoding 30S ribosomal protein S11; protein product: MANRTQRKKEKKNISYGVAHIFSTFNNTIVSITDKGGALLAWASGGNVGFKGARKSTPFAAQVASQQAAKTAQDHGLREIDVVVKGPGPGRESAIRALQAVGLQVNSIRDETPIPHNGCRPPKRRRV
- a CDS encoding DNA-directed RNA polymerase subunit alpha, whose protein sequence is MRPEIQVEECSSTAARLVIGPLERGYGQTIGNALRRVLLSSIKGAAISAVRVEGAQHEFTTIPGMKEDVIELLLNLKHVPVRSHSAEYRTLKLDVEGGKKVTAADFQEDSDIEFIDPDAYICTLAEGHSLSLEIYIEQGVGYATVDRPRPSYLPVDALMIDAIYSPILRVKYEVQNERVGQKTDYEKIVMNVTTNGVVAPDIAVAEAAKLLREYFDIVIQELRKLHPAELGLFDDESAPQPSGNGQAGDGADSPPENALLNKPVRELELSIRSENCLLRGGIHTIGDLVSRSKDDLLKIRNLGKISLREIEEKMTKYGIVLSDDKASAENSSKED
- the rplQ gene encoding 50S ribosomal protein L17; this translates as MRHGVAQRKLGRNGSHRRAMLANLVASLILEGSIETTVTRAKEVRRVAERLITRAKGGTLHDRRIVISRMNYKEAVIKLFDDVAPRFADRPGGYTRIIRTRFRVGDASPMAVISLVD
- a CDS encoding energy-coupling factor transporter ATPase produces the protein MEQPNMISLRGVGYSYSDTGRPALENVSFEVRQGEWIALVGSNGSGKSTLAKHLNALLVPMQGACFILGRDSREEKNLWKIRSSVSMVFQNPENQIVSTVVEDDVAFGPENLGLPAAEIRRRVDEALKVCGLAEKADKAVYTLSGGQKQRLAIAGALAMGTQCLVLDEPTAMLDPEGRQEVAALLRELHGRGITIMQVTHRLEEVIGADRVIVLDQGRFDWEGTPDQLFRLKDIGARWGLEAPPIVILRERLVAAGLIAKDTPPTAEGIGTALCLSSSKI
- a CDS encoding ATP-binding cassette domain-containing protein, which produces MSIVVENLSHIYHENTALQTAALEGVSLSIERSHWTSFIGHTGSGKSTLAQHLNAILRPTSGSVTVDGAAILPEKKREKTDFREIRRKVGLIFQYPEQQLFEETVREELAFAPRNWGVPESRIGDLTAKALRAVDLDDSYLERNPFGLSGGEKRRVAIASVLTCAPDYLVLDEPTAGLDERGRAALLKLLDRIHREGTGIVLVTHDLEIAFSRSDRILVLDHGRCAGLGTPDEIAIQLYRQPVSGLVLPEVMLTALKLRERGLRAPLTCDAERLAQELIRERRRGR